The following DNA comes from Triplophysa dalaica isolate WHDGS20190420 chromosome 10, ASM1584641v1, whole genome shotgun sequence.
AAAGATGTCAGTTTTAAACCTACCCAGGCTTCTATAGTTGATAAATTTGCTGTGGACAcatttactaaaatgtatttattaatactgTTTCAACAGGActcaaatatgaatttaaagggAAGTGAAAATGGAGCCAATTCATCTGTTAAATATTTAGGTATATTGGGTGGTATTTTCACATTTCGCATAAATAAGTTAAATTCTTATTGTCTTATGGTACTGTGATGTTTTCAGATGTTCCCAGCATTGAACCCCAGAGAGCACTTAAAGGCCCTCGATTCCTCACACAACGCCTGGGTTCTGGTTCCTCTGTACGCCTGTCAACACAAAGCCCACGAGTAAGACATTGGCTATGTTATGTTAAACTGTAAACAAATCACATCCTGTTTTATAGATCATACTGTGCTCAATACTAACAGAGCCAGAGAGCAGATGTTGTGCAAAGCCCTTTCAAAAACCTCACGAGCACTCAGATGTCTCGGATTCAGCGAGAAACAGATTTTCTTAGGTGAGCTGGAAGAGGTCTAGAGATGTTTATGCGGTTTCTGTTATGAAATACACTGTTAGTACATccatataacatttttatgtagATGTCCTAAGTGCCTGAGTCATCGGCCTTCAGACCCTTTCGCCCGATTCTGCTTGAACTGTGGAGCAGCAGTGCACCCAATCCCTGGACAGAGACTGCCCCCTACTGAGGGAGGACAGGTACTACATATCCTGTTACTGCACAAGACCAAAACAAGTACTGTCTTTTTCAAAAATACAGTAGAATCTAACATTAAAGTCACCGTGAGATCATTTTTACTATTAATGGTATTAGTAATTATAGATGATTAAACCGTGCAggtcattttcatttgaattcgtaaacttgtatttaaaaacattttcgtCTTCCTCCAAACATCTTTCCTCTAAACCAgtctcatttattttcttattcaaGAAGCCATTTCACTCAAATGTATGTCACAACATGGAAACAATTTTAACAGCCAGTTTGTATTTTAGGGAGCATAATAATAGACAGAACCCCTCGTTTTTTGCTATTTTCAACTAAACAGTACTAAAACataactaaatatttattttatttttaaggaagTACTTAATTTTGTCAGTGTACTTGTTTGGGATTTTTCCGCAGATGGGTCTGTGTGTGAATTGTAAATCCATGGTGCCTCTGAACACGCCCACATGTCTTGTGTGTGAATCTCCATTGGCCCAACAGCTTCAACCTCAAGCTAGTCTAAGACTACaggtaaatattttatgtattgtgAATCACTTATTGGAGAAGACGTGTCATTCATATTGTTAATTTAGCAGTGTTTTACTTTAGAATAAGATCATTTGTCACTCATGTGGCTCTGGAAACCCTCAACACATGGCAAATTGCGTCACTTGTGAATCCAAACTTGTTCAGGAAAGCACAGTAAGAGACACGCCCACAATACCTGCATATTTTCTTAGGATCCAAACAGTCTGCATTATTGTTGTGACTATCAATCCACAGCCTGTTTTAAGTGGACAGAGAGCTGCACCTCAACCTTCCACAGAAGGAAAAATGATCTCATGCTCCAAGTGCAATAGAATCAACCATTCAGATGCTCGATTCTGTGACTGGTGTGGGGCGAAGGTGACAGACCCTTTAAACTTCTTATAATTGCCTAAATTAGATCTACATCCGTGCTCAAATGCTGTCTGGTTTATGTTCGTTTTAGCCTGGCCACGCGACCAACAATCTGAAATGCACTCAGTGTGGGGCGAGCTGTCACCCTTATGCAAATTACTGCGGGGGCTGCGGTGCCTTTCTGGACGGACCACCCAGGACGCCCTCCAAAACCAGCCCGGTACAGATCACACAGGAATCAGATCAGGTACAGTACACAGTGTATATGTACCAGTACACAGTAACATTCATTGATTCACATATTGACCTCCGTTTCTCATATAGACCTCAGCCACCTGGCAAGCTGTGCCTGCTCATGAATCGACAACTGTGCCTCCGCCTGCAAGTCTGCGCACTTGTGCGGATGCGCAGACACAAACTCAGGGACTTTTTTTTCCATCCAGTACCGAGATGAAAAAGCGAAGCCAACAGAAGGAGGCGGAGCTAAGCAGAAAGGAACACATGAGTGACAGGAAGCCACTGCTTACTGCCATCAGCCCAGGCAGAGGTTGGTTTATATGCGATTCaggttttaaaagaaataaatgtgcaGTACTTTGATATGTGTATGATTCCAGGGTTCTGGAGGAAGCAACTAGATCACATTTGCGCTCACCTGCGCAGTTACACTCAAAATAATACAGAGTTCAGGGCTCTGATTGGAGAACCTCGTCTGGGCAGAGTAAGAATTTTCCAAAGcacaaaacatgacaaacagACCATATAcactataaatcattattaatatcTTAGAAtagtacatttttacattaaaatgatacACATTAACATTACTGTTAATCTGCTTTTTAGATGATCTCTGCTGTGATTCAGGAGGACAGCTATGAAGTCAGTCTGCGCATCAATTTCATCTCTGCTTCACCTGAGGCGTCCAGGGTATTAAAAACTCCTTATTTTGTGTCTCTTgagctttttatgttttttgcgTTTGTGATCGTACCAACATGTGATGCGGTTTTCCAGTCGTCTTCTGCTGGACAGCAGAGTAGATCCGTGGCGTCTGAGAATCAGAATCTCAGTGCTGTGACAGAGGGGAGAAATTCAGCCAGTCCAGGTACAAACAGACATTAATGCCAATTCGTTTGACCGTTGCATATTTTTTGATCAACCCATGCATCTTACATGTGTACAGTGAATGACAGTAGCACAGCAGCATCTTCAGTCAAGAGAAAGAAGCAGAAAAAGATCTGGAGCTCAGACGCAACAGAAAAGCATCCGGTCTGTCTCGCACACACAATGGCATGTTTATAAGAAAAAGGAATGTAGTGTCataattgttgttgtttttaaggaGTCTAAGGATAGTCTGCTGCTTAAAGAATTGGGGCCGGAGGGGCGGGGCCAAATCTCTGTGGTGCAGCAGCTGTTGGATGAGGTGAGGGATGAGAACCAATCACACACATTAAAGGAAAAACAAGCCGCACAAATTACACTGCAGTAACTgcaatttcatacttttttttttaagtatattgtTATTAAGTGAGGTTGTGTGTTTGCAGGGTGCTGACCCTGCATGCCTGGGCAACGATGGGCGTCCTGCTCTTGTTGCCGCGGTGCTAAATGGACATCATGATGTCATTCCTGTGCTGGTGCAGAGAGGTGCCAATGTTAACCAAACATCCGGACCGTGAGTTTTAAACCGAACAGCGAGCTTCCTTTCATAAGTACGATAAAAATCAGGGGGCTTGGGATAAATgcatattgtgtttttgtgtgatgcACACACAGGTTGAATAATGCCGCCCTTCATGAGGCTGCAGCTCTGGGAATAGATTGCCTGAAGAATGTTGAGATATTGCTGGGGTAAGAGTTTATGTGGCGTCTAATCCATGCAGTTTATCCTAAAACttgaaagcatattttttaattaatgaaagaattttttgTGCAGGTGCAATGCAAGTATCAGAAAGCAGAATGACAGAGGTCAGACGGCATATAATATTGCAGTGGCCACAGGAAATATCTCCGTAATCTCCCTGATGGCAGCTCACATGGGTCAGGGTCTCCTGCAGCGGCACACGAAAACCAGGAGCCCCTTACAACCGGATACATTCTCATGAGATAGATCACAAACTCAACCAAAGTTAACCCTATACATACACTGTAACTACCAACTAATATTGATAATAAGAGAATTTCTATGTTATCCTTCTGTTATGAATATACTCCACACGTCAAATGTTTTATCTATAGAAAGACACAAATAATAATGTTCAATCTATTTTGAAACATTCTGACAATATTAAACCCCGAGATATTCCATTAACAGTTATTTGccagcatttttatttgtactaTTGCAAACGGATACAAATATGTGACACATCACGCCGGTCTATGAAAAGAAACACGAAATTCTCCCCTTTCATTGACACATCAAGACAAATAgaaaatgacatcacacatcataTTACACCTCAAATGTGAGTAAATGTGAGCAAGTATGACTATGTCTCCAGTTTGTGCTGTGATTCATAATGTGGCTAGACAAAGTGCCTGTTTAGAACAACTGGCACCAACCTTAACCATCAAACCTGGAATCCTCAGCGTCGCAAGCGTAGGAAGAATGCATGTCTGCACTCTTTACTGTCCACTGGGTAGTATTTGTCGTAGAAGTCCAGAATGTATTCCTCAGTCTTAAAACCGAATTTTTGGTAGAGCAGCATGGCAGGGTTGCTCGCCGATACGTGTAGAGTAACATCCTTTCCCATGCAGGTCTACAGATAGGACACAGAAAGAAATTCCTCAACTGTTTCCTGAATCAACATAGGATATTAAAATTGgcgttatttatttatttagaagttGTCTGACCTGAATGAGATGGTAGATCATGAACGTGGCGATGCCGGCTCGCCTCCACTCCGGATGCACTGATAAGAAGGAGATGTAGGCCTCGTTGTACTTCACATCTGGGACCATGAAACCAAAACCAATCACAATCTTCTTGTAGAGCACCACGACACTAAAGTCTGGGTACTGCAGGCACTCTGATAAGTCGATACCTGTTGGGTAGAGCaaactatttaatatttttttccaaaaataataCAGTGAGAAAATCTGGATTGAAGTTGTTCACCAGGCCAGAAGATGTCGTGGCACATGGAGTTGACAGAGGGGATGTGATTAGGCCGCACATAGCAGTAGTCTATAGGTGCGTCAGATTCAGGGACCCATGATGGATCCTTCCTGTGAGGATAGGCACGGATCTCTGAGAGCAAACGGAGCTTCAGTGGTCGATTCTCATAATCTCTCCTGCAGAGACAGAAACACATTATGGTTTCTCATTGTTTTCTGTCTTACTACTGCACTTTAAAGACCTTTTTATATGAAAAGTTATTCTtcagaatgaaaattctctcattatttactcgctattttgtttttttacatttagtaaaaatgttggaaaccaaaaacAATTGGGTCAATGGGAATCAGGGTTttctgttatcaacattctttacAATATCTTCTGTTGGGTTTTCcagaagaaagccatacaggtttgatacgacaagagggcgtgtaaacaatgacagaatttttcttttgtaggtgaaccattcctttaaataaacttCAATCGTTTTTTGCTAATTGCTAATAATAGTAACaaaagaatgtttatatttagaaTGGATATACTGTACCTGATGTACGGCTTGAGTACTCTGGACGTGTAGGGGCTCTTGATGTTCTGATCCATGTAGACATCAGAACCCATCAGCCTGTGGCAGAAAGACACAGTGGTCTGGTAGAAGCCTTTCCTTACGGACACTGATGACTGCACAACAACAAAAGCATGTTTAATTCTAAAAGTGCACCATTAGGATATGTTTGACtgatattaatacatttaaacgtATTTGATTActgcaaaaaatcattttattgaacataaacCGGATCCTTTTAACAGgctaacattaaaaaaactaaaacttttgttttgacCTGAAAGCGATCAAGAATACGAAGGTCCTGGCTTGTCGTCCTATATTTCTCTCCTCCGCTCGTCCTGTGGCTGGCCAGACCCCCCTGTGCCCCATACAAGCCCCCCACCAGGCTAAGCGTAGCGCTAACAGCCTGATCCACATCAAGCAGGGGAAGTCCTCGCTCCCTTTTGGCTTGTCGCACCAGCAGCTTGCGATGAAGCCTTTTGGCTTGCGGCGTGACGGCTAAGGCTTGTGGACACGCCTCCAGCTTGTGGAGCAGCATGCGTTCCTCATATAAGCTGATGAATGTGTAGTGTGGTGTGGGCATAGACACACATCCCTCGCCCTTATCCTGAAGTATCTTCCTTCGTTCTGCACCACGTCCCCTTGTTGCCAACAAGCCTTCGTCCTGACCCTCGTCTTCCTCGGCATCTCTAGCCCGTTCTTCATCTTCGCTCTCCAGTTCTTGTTTGATCAGCTCAGCTGGACGCAGCTTCTTTCTGACCATGATGGTGCCGGTTGCCAACGGCATGCTGGGAGGGGGGATATACTCCATGCCGGGGTCAATAACGCCCTCTGCGTCCAATTCTTCATCATCTGATGGGAACCAATACGATAAATATCCGTAAATGACAAAGtttacaaaagtaaataaaaaaataacgtgTTTCATCTCACCATGGAACAGCGCCTGAGGGGGCATGACATCCGGAATAAGATCAGCCTCCGACAACAGGCTGGGTGTAGCAGAGTGCGAGGCGGGCGTCCCAGGTGCAGAAAAGTCGGGCGAAGGGGAGGGCGAGGGAGAAGTGAGAGGGGTTCTGTCTGATGAGCTGAGGGAGGAAAAGTCGATGACTTCGCCTTTCTCAAGATAAGGTTCAGACCGTCGCACGCGGTTACCCATTTTCACAGGTGTGGATGAAGCGCTGCGGTCGAGAAAGCCGGCAGCCTCCTTCTGCGCACGACGGATCTCCTTAGCTTCCTGTGTACGAGAACGCTTCTCTTTCAGCTGGATGGCGCTCTCTACTGGGTTTCGACCTCCACGCTTCCTTAAACCCTCTACTGTGATGATGGGGTCCAAGGATGGCTTTGACACAGCTGGGAAAACAATAGCAAACTGTTAGATggaaatctttaaataaaagatgataaaatgatgacaaaactactgacaacaaaACGATGTCTGGTTATTCTGTTAATGTTTTGTTAACATCTACTACCTTTGGCCTTTAGTGACGCGGCAGAGCTCTTTTCCCCCTCAGGTCGTAGCGTAGGTGGCCGGTTCTGAACTAGCTTCCACCAGCCGGGCTCTCCAAACTCCTGCGCTCCAGAACGGAAAAACGTTGGGCTGCCGACAGACAAACACCCCGCCACAGTGCTCCACCACGTGGACGTCTTCTttctaaatgtgatttaaacaGAATATAACCAAGTTAGCCCTGGAACACAAGAAGTTAGATAAAACTAGTCTAAATAAAAGATAATGATTCTCTTGCACCTGGAGCCAAGAAGGAAGGTCCAGTGCCGACTGATAAATGCGCAAATGTCCTCCTTCCATCTGAAATAGCCTTGGCGTCCTGTGCCTTCTAGAGAAAGGTTATACATGGCCAACATCACCACCTATAAAACAAATTCAGATTTTGTGAATTGAACGATCCCCATATACTCAAAAAAACACAACTCTGCTTTCTATTAGATTTTTAAGGATGCTAATATTTTGTGACATTAATTGTATCTTTGCTGCAattcagttacatttttttaaacaagacccaaaatgcatttttgacaTTAGCTTAAGTCCACATGGACGCTATTTTGGTCGTTTATCTGAAGTTCCTGAGGTCTTCACGTACCTGCTGCCAGGTCAACCTCATTCTCTCAAAACTCTCCTTTCCATCTTCTGCGCAGTCCGAGCAGATAAACTTAAAGAAGTTGTCTCCTTTCAGGTAGCTGGGCTGCTCCCCACGAAGCTGAGCTGAAccacacaaagaaaataaataaagaggaaaaagaCAGCTCTGAGACCAAGGACACTTTTTCCTTTCAGGAAGAGTCTTTATTGAGACATTAAGTGCACAACATGTTACTCTGAAAAGAGCATTCaacattatttcataaaacGCATGCACTTATATGTGGCCATATAAAGTGCTTTGTCTTGTTGTGTCGGAGCTGAATTGTCTTCTCACCGGACGGGATCCACTTGTGGCACTTGTCGCAGTAAAAGGACATGTCCTCATTCCAGCTCCCCTCTCCGTCCTCCCCGACATCACTGTTCAGAGAGTCTCCGCTCTGGTCATGGGACAAATCGACAGACGCCTGGTCCTCAGACTCCACGATGAGCAGAGTTTCACCTTCAACCTCACCCTCCTCCAGACCCTCGGAGGCAGATGTGCACATGGTCTCCTCATCCTGTGCCGCATGGCCCCTTTGGTCCCCACTATCCATCTCTTTatctaaatgataaaacaatccTGATATTTTAATTAACCTTTCTTAACTGTTTTTGTGAGGGTCCTTGCTGTGCCAAACAAATAAGAGAAGgctaaaaaataatgaataatttaagttaCCGTTTAAACTGTCAGTTTATGAGCTGTGTGTCTCCTTGTCGGTCTCCCGTCTCTCTCGCTCGGCCGCGAGCTCTCTAGTCAGCTGGATCTGCTGCTCGAGTGCGCGCAGGTTCTCGCGCTTCCGCTCCACGCGATCCAGATCCCGCAGCACTCCCTCGTGCAACCTCTGCCAATTCCACAGTCGGTCATATTAAACCAACAACACATGGgaaattacacaaaatgcacattttacatTAGTTTTACGTATAGCATTTGatgttttgcacatttatttctcattttaaagccagtttactatttaaaaatgaaaataaatagaacATTTACGAACAAATTTACATTAACGCGAAAAAAGCATTTCTAGAGATACTTACGATCCGGAACATCAAATTTAGTTAAAGTAATGGCAATTTCAATGACTATGGGAATATAAAGTAACGTTATCTCTTTGTTGCCTAATTGTAATATCGTTTCTACAACATGTCTGCCAATTTACcatagtttattattttaccatagtaaaacgATCCTTTGTAAGGtgaacattatataaaaaatgtgttctctTTATTTGGGTATGAATCTAACGAGCATTCGTGCATCAAAACAAGCATGTATGTTTCCAACTGTTGGTCATTGAGTCCAGCGTGCACTCAACTACAATCGATACATAATACCAGATCAATCTTCTTTAATGGTGTACAGTTATATCTATATACACAGTTATATGGCATTCTGAATGCACGAGATCAATAGAAATGCATGCTGTTGGCTAGTAACGTTACAAGACTGTTTTTGACGTTACCTGTCTATCCCAGTTCTGCTTGATATGGACGCCTGCGACGGTACTGAAAGTGAGAACTATCGATAATCCTAGAACAACCTTAGAGATCGTAGACATTATTAAACAGCATTACATAATAAGACAACGGCAGTATATTACTCGGCTAGGGCACTTTGGAAACAGTAATGAGCAGAGTTTCTTCTGGAGTGTTTACAGTGGTGTGTCAAGCGCTTTACTGCCACCTAGCGGTCTGGATGGACAAAATAGCAATACCAAACACGACTTAAaatgacagttcacccaaaaatgtattatattgtattatatagtgttttgcgattatatattatatacatttttgtagcattttatttattttgttgtatattatGTTCCCAGGATTATTGCTGGAGCAGTATGGGAAGTTCTATCATTGATGCAAACATCTTGAAGGTCACattggatatttttttttacctgtcaTTAGAATGGTCTTCTACAGAAATAACTGTGAAAATGCCACATAAATATACTAGTTTTATTATCTCTGTCGTGCATAATGTATTTTACAGCTCATCCTCTTCCGCAGAAGTGTGGTAGATTCATTAGAACAGTCAATAAAGTTCACTTAGTCTCTGACGTAGGTGTGTGTGTACCCTTACACCGTTTCATACGCGATTACAAGGAAGAGATGTGAATAAGAGCTTTTGTCAATGACAACAGGGGCAGCTGCAGTATACAtatgaaatagattttttgtcaaaatagtCATTGTAATGATGTGAtgtttataatgatttatatgaATTTGTCTGTCTCTGAGCAATAGTGATATCCTGAAGGAATTAGAAGGATGAACATGCACATCTGGTGCTTCAGAGCTCCTCGGCCGCGTGTCCTGTGGGGCTACCAGTAAGGTTTTCTTTGATGGGCCAGCCCTGGTCAGTTACAGCTAAAGCAAACATCCAGATTTGCCCGCATACCCCACCCCCTCACTTCCACTGCTATGTAATTGTGCTCACCGCTGCTGGCGTGCTTGTTCCCAAATTGCTTCTGGTTGAGCTTAGTAGTTATCTAAATACCAGGCTTCAACAGCAagaatactgtaaaataactaTGTTAtagtataaaaaatgtaatgaattatataCTTTTGGGGGGTTTTTGTTTGCTGAATATCAAGTTTAGTGGCTTCTAAATGATGCAGCTTCCGGCTCCATCTTtcataattttgttattttgtctgCCTGGTTTCAATGTATCATCAACAGACCCCCAAAAAAGGAGTTAGCAGTTGGGTGTAAATCAGCATGGGGATGTATTGCCTGGTACTAAGTAAATAGGTTCCCTTGCTGTTTGTTCATCTAGACACTGTCCTTTTCTTCATCACGTCTGGAAATGTGTGAACTTCGCTAAGTCAGTTCTGAGAAGAAgaaaagtctgtgtttgtggGTGTGGGCGGTTGAGCATGTGGGTGGAAGTGTACAATGTTTGGATGTATCTTCAAAAGTTTAGTGACCTTTTGAGCCAAGCTTTCGGTGAGCATGGAATGATATTAGGATCAAACAGCTGAATACATAGAAGCTGTCATATATCAGATGAATGAATGGTTTAGCACAGTAGATCTAAATAGTGTGAAGTAAATGTGAGTGTCTGAGAAAGAACATTGATCCAAGATATAATTAGACAACTGATAGCACAGGCATACGTTATCAACTAAATTGATCTATGCAAGCTTGCTCAATCAATAATCCAAAGAACATACTTTTAGGAGGAGTTTCAGTCAATTATTTCCCATCGATCACAAACTCATAAACACAATCTGTACTAACACGAGTCTCTGTGAACCTATTGTACTATTGATTTTTTGACAAATCTGTTATGGTGACATGCAGTGGCCCTTAATCGGAATCTTATCTTTTAATAGTTATCTCAGATTAGTGGATACGTTTTTCTATTGGTTTAAGAGGATAATGGGTTTTGCAATTGCAACTGAactgaaattacatttttttaacaaaacacttgAACTATTGAAGCATGCTGTTACATTTAGGAAATAAGTCAACTGTTACTTGGTGATTAATCTCAAATTCACCAAAAAGAGCCAAACACTTACTGACACATactgatcaaaataaaataaaatgaatatacgtTACTACGGTATGAACAAAAATACCGTGGTATAAGCATGTGACAACAGTAGTCCAACTTTATAGAAAACGTGAGTGTGTGTCAATTACCAGTATTTATGAATTACATCCAAtcttttacttatttatttacatcataCAGAGACCGctttgcaaaatgtaaacaccggtttcatttttatttatctttcatatatgattaaatcttaaagatatgcgtttaacattttgattcggttttacgtgttctgttggttgtattttgatGTTAAAAACAGAAACCGGAAGttctttaattttaaagttgTCTTATTAAATTTTCTATACTTCCTACATTATTTATCAAAGAACGCTCGCAAAAGCCCTCTATGCGCCACACATCTCGCGGATACTACTGGTGAC
Coding sequences within:
- the dzank1 gene encoding double zinc ribbon and ankyrin repeat-containing protein 1 isoform X1, encoding MTAGSLAAPQIIPIRIPPPGKAKHEIDSCTPVEIKSESSDVSILYTLDGSKPEIVRRTGFADSTLKYTGPIRLPVGKVSVRAMAVTGDGRQSSVVTKIFLVESSPLDEQDLTEKREDDSLTDDRQINGKDDSNMNLKGSENGANSSVKYLDVPSIEPQRALKGPRFLTQRLGSGSSVRLSTQSPRSQRADVVQSPFKNLTSTQMSRIQRETDFLRCPKCLSHRPSDPFARFCLNCGAAVHPIPGQRLPPTEGGQMGLCVNCKSMVPLNTPTCLVCESPLAQQLQPQASLRLQNKIICHSCGSGNPQHMANCVTCESKLVQESTPVLSGQRAAPQPSTEGKMISCSKCNRINHSDARFCDWCGAKPGHATNNLKCTQCGASCHPYANYCGGCGAFLDGPPRTPSKTSPVQITQESDQTSATWQAVPAHESTTVPPPASLRTCADAQTQTQGLFFPSSTEMKKRSQQKEAELSRKEHMSDRKPLLTAISPGRGFWRKQLDHICAHLRSYTQNNTEFRALIGEPRLGRMISAVIQEDSYEVSLRINFISASPEASRSSSAGQQSRSVASENQNLSAVTEGRNSASPVNDSSTAASSVKRKKQKKIWSSDATEKHPESKDSLLLKELGPEGRGQISVVQQLLDEGADPACLGNDGRPALVAAVLNGHHDVIPVLVQRGANVNQTSGPLNNAALHEAAALGIDCLKNVEILLGCNASIRKQNDRGQTAYNIAVATGNISVISLMAAHMGQGLLQRHTKTRSPLQPDTFS
- the kat14 gene encoding cysteine-rich protein 2-binding protein → MDSGDQRGHAAQDEETMCTSASEGLEEGEVEGETLLIVESEDQASVDLSHDQSGDSLNSDVGEDGEGSWNEDMSFYCDKCHKWIPSAQLRGEQPSYLKGDNFFKFICSDCAEDGKESFERMRLTWQQVVMLAMYNLSLEGTGRQGYFRWKEDICAFISRHWTFLLGSRKKTSTWWSTVAGCLSVGSPTFFRSGAQEFGEPGWWKLVQNRPPTLRPEGEKSSAASLKAKAVSKPSLDPIITVEGLRKRGGRNPVESAIQLKEKRSRTQEAKEIRRAQKEAAGFLDRSASSTPVKMGNRVRRSEPYLEKGEVIDFSSLSSSDRTPLTSPSPSPSPDFSAPGTPASHSATPSLLSEADLIPDVMPPQALFHDDEELDAEGVIDPGMEYIPPPSMPLATGTIMVRKKLRPAELIKQELESEDEERARDAEEDEGQDEGLLATRGRGAERRKILQDKGEGCVSMPTPHYTFISLYEERMLLHKLEACPQALAVTPQAKRLHRKLLVRQAKRERGLPLLDVDQAVSATLSLVGGLYGAQGGLASHRTSGGEKYRTTSQDLRILDRFQSSVSVRKGFYQTTVSFCHRLMGSDVYMDQNIKSPYTSRVLKPYIRRDYENRPLKLRLLSEIRAYPHRKDPSWVPESDAPIDYCYVRPNHIPSVNSMCHDIFWPGIDLSECLQYPDFSVVVLYKKIVIGFGFMVPDVKYNEAYISFLSVHPEWRRAGIATFMIYHLIQTCMGKDVTLHVSASNPAMLLYQKFGFKTEEYILDFYDKYYPVDSKECRHAFFLRLRR
- the LOC130430182 gene encoding protein PET117 homolog, mitochondrial: MSTISKVVLGLSIVLTFSTVAGVHIKQNWDRQRLHEGVLRDLDRVERKRENLRALEQQIQLTRELAAERERRETDKETHSS
- the dzank1 gene encoding double zinc ribbon and ankyrin repeat-containing protein 1 isoform X2; this encodes MTAGSLAAPQIIPIRIPPPGKAKHEIDSCTPVEIKSESSDVSILYTLDGSKPEIVRRTGFADSTLKYTGPIRLPVGKVSVRAMAVTGDGRQSSVVTKIFLVESSPLDEQDLTEKREDDSLTDDRQINGKDDSNMNLKGSENGANSSVKYLDVPSIEPQRALKGPRFLTQRLGSGSSVRLSTQSPRSQRADVVQSPFKNLTSTQMSRIQRETDFLRCPKCLSHRPSDPFARFCLNCGAAVHPIPGQRLPPTEGGQMGLCVNCKSMVPLNTPTCLVCESPLAQQLQPQASLRLQPVLSGQRAAPQPSTEGKMISCSKCNRINHSDARFCDWCGAKPGHATNNLKCTQCGASCHPYANYCGGCGAFLDGPPRTPSKTSPVQITQESDQTSATWQAVPAHESTTVPPPASLRTCADAQTQTQGLFFPSSTEMKKRSQQKEAELSRKEHMSDRKPLLTAISPGRGFWRKQLDHICAHLRSYTQNNTEFRALIGEPRLGRMISAVIQEDSYEVSLRINFISASPEASRSSSAGQQSRSVASENQNLSAVTEGRNSASPVNDSSTAASSVKRKKQKKIWSSDATEKHPESKDSLLLKELGPEGRGQISVVQQLLDEGADPACLGNDGRPALVAAVLNGHHDVIPVLVQRGANVNQTSGPLNNAALHEAAALGIDCLKNVEILLGCNASIRKQNDRGQTAYNIAVATGNISVISLMAAHMGQGLLQRHTKTRSPLQPDTFS